The sequence CTCCAGTACGAACCCCTGCGAGGCATTCGCGGCCAGCACCGCGGCAGCGACCGCCGGGACAACCAGCAGCGTCACCATCAGGCGGCTCAGCGCCCCGTGGGGCAGCAGCCCGGGGACCACCACGATCAGCCAGGTTCCGCCGGCCACCCCCAGCACGAGCGAGGGCACCAGCATCCAGCGCAGGGGCCACAGCACCCCACTGGCCAAGACCATCAGCGCGGCGAGCGGAATCAGCAGCGCCACCCGTGTCGGACTGGCCGGACGCCCGGGCTTGCGCCTCCGGATGCCGCGTAACGGGCGCAGCACCGGCCCGCCGCGCCGGTGTCGCCCCACCGGCACCATCCGCCGGTTGTCGGCAGCCCGTTCCCTCTGGTCCCGCACCGTCATCGCGCTCCCCCGGTCGGCCAGCCAACATCAATTTCAGCCGCGCGCCAAGCCGCTGTCGGCACTCTTAACGCCACCTTGACGCCACCGTCCGACCCTCGACGAACGCAGTGGCGAAAACGCTGTGGGTGCGTACTCTGACCTGGCCGTCTCACCGATGGCCGGATTTCGCCGTACGAGCTGTACGAGCCGTACGCGTACAAACAGGAGCATGCGATGGCCACCCCTTCCCTCGCGGATACCCCCTCCGTAGCCCCGCCGCGGAGCAGTCGTCTGCGCGCATGGATGCTGGAAGGCCTGGCCGATATGGCCAAGCACCAGCAGGGTCCGCACGCCGAGCCCGAGAGCGCCCACGAGGGGCAGCGGTGGTGGCGGGTGATGTGCCTGACCGGTGTGGACTACTTCTCCACCCTGGGCTACCAGCCGGGCATCGCCGCCCTGGCGGCCGGCTTGCTGTCGCCCGTGGCCACCCTCGTGCTCGTACTCGTCACGCTGGTGGGCGCCCTGCCGGTCTACCGGCGGGTGGCCGAGGAGAGCCCGCGCGGCGAGGGTTCGATCGCGATGCTGGAGCGGCTGCTGTCGTTCTGGAAGGGCAAGCTGTTCGTCCTGGCCCTGCTGGGATTCGCCGCCACCGACTTCCTGATCACGATCACCCTGTCCGCGGCGGACGCCTCCACCCACCTGGTGGAGAATCCCCATCTGACGGACGTCCTGCACGGTCAGCAGATGCTGATCACGCTGGTGCTGGTGGCGTTGCTCGGCGCGGTGTTCCTCAAGGGCTTCCTGGAGGCGATCGGCGTCGCGGTCGCCCTGGTCGGGGTCTACCTCGTCCTGAACGCGGTGGTCGTGGCCGTGGGCCTGTGGCACATCGTGACCGCCCCGCATGTGGTCACCGACTGGTCCAGTGCCCTGACCACGCAGCACGGGAACGTCTTCGCCATGGTCGGCGTGGCCCTGCTGGTCTTCCCCAAGCTGGCGCTGGGTCTGTCCGGCTTCGAGACCGGCGTGGCGGTCATGCCGCACGTCCAGGGCGACGCGGGCGACACCGAGGCCAAGCCCACCGGGCGGATCCGGGGCACCAAGAAGCTGCTCACCGCCGCCGCTGTGATCATGAGCGTGTATCTGATCACCACCAGCTTCATCACCACGCTCCTCATCCCGGCGAACGAGTTCAAGCCGGGCGGCCAGGCCAACGGGCGCGCGCTCGCCTACCTGGCGCACGAATACATCGGTGGTGGCTTCGGCACTCTCTACGACATCTCCACCATCGCCATCCTCTGGTTCGCGGGTGCCTCCGCCATGGCCGGACTGCTCAACCTGATGCCGCGCTACCTGCCCCGCTACGGCATGGCCCCGCACTGGGCGCGTGCCGTCCGCCCCATGGTGATCGTCTTCACCCTGGTCGCGTTCCTGGTCACCTGGCTCTTCGACGCCGACGTCGACGCGCAGGGCGGCGCCTACGCCACCGGCGTCCTGGTGCTGATGTCCTCCGCGGCGATCGCGGTGACCATCGCCGCCCGCCGCGCCGGTCAGCGGACCTGGACGATCGGCTTCGCGCTCGTCGCCGCGGTGCTGCTCTACGTCACCGCCGCGAACGTCGTCGAACGCCCCGACGGCGTCAAGATCGGCGCCTGCTTCATCGCCGGCATCATCCTCATCTCGCTGCTGTCGCGGCTCCGCCGCGCCTTCGAGCTGCGCGTCACCCACATCACCATGGATGACATGGCCGAGCGGTTCGTCCGCGATACGGCGCATCGCAAGATCCGGTTCATCGCCAACGAACCCGACCAGCGCGATGTGGCCGAGTACCGCGACAAGCTCCAGCAGATCCGGGTCGACCACGACCTGTCGGCCGAGGAGGACGTCGTCTTCGTCGAGGTCACCCTGGGCGACCCCTCGGAGTTCGAGGCGGCCATGAACGTACGCGGCGAAGTGCTGCACGACCGCTATCGCGTCCTGACCGTGGAGAGCTCCTCCATCCCCAACGCCCTGGCCGCCCTGCTCCTGCACGTACGGGACACCACCGGACAGCGCCCCCACATCTACTTCGAATGGACCGAAGGCAACCCCTTCACCCAGTTCCTGCGCTTCTTCCTCTTCGGTCAGGGCGAGGTCGCCCCCGTCACCCGCGAGGTCCTGCGCGAGGCCGAACCCGACCGGGACCGCCGGCCCCGCGTCCACGTCGGCTGACCGCGCCCACGGAGACTCAGGCGTCAAGAAAACGATAAAAATCAGCCACGCGACATAGGGAACACGTCAAGAAAACAGGCGCTCCGGCACGGCCTGCCTACCGTCAGTGGCATGGGATGGCAGACCGCGCCGGCCGCGCCGCATGCCGGCCGGCCGGACATCGCCGTCGACCGCCACTGGCGTGCGGATGCCCGGCGCGCCGTTGAGTACTCCCTGGCGTTCGTCGGTCCGATCATGCTGCTCGACTGGTGCTCGGGCGGTCTCACGCTGCCCCGCGCCGGGCTCTGGGTCGTACTCGGAGTCGCGATCCTCGTGATCTCCCTGCCTTCACGTGTGAGCGCGGGCGACGGGTGGCTGGCGGTACGGGGCCTCATGGGCGAGCGCCGGGTGCGTACCGATGCCCTGGTCGCGGTGGGGCAGAACGGCGGTATCGCCGTCCACCTCGTCCTGCGAGATGCCGACGGCCGGTGGCTGAAACTGGACCGCCAGGTCCTGGACGCCAATCCGCTGGTGTGGCACCTGATCGACGCCGGCGCCCGCCGCTCCGTCCAGCGCGGCACGCTGCGCCACGGCAGGCACGTCCTACAGGAGTTGGCGGACCGGATCGACGGGCAAGAGGCCCGCGCGGTCCTCATGGCTTCGGGAATGCTGTGAACATGCCGCTGTGAAGATGCCGCTCTCAACACGCGGTACGGGTACAGGTACAGGTACGGGCAACGGCGGCAGCGCGAGCGACCACGGGGGAACGGATGGGCCGGCACACGCGCACGCTGCGACCGGGCGCCCTGCGATCGTGGACACGCACACCGATCGGTGTACTCCTCTTACTCTGCATCGTGGCCCTGGCGGGCCTCCTACTGCGATGGGCACTGACCGACTTCCGCTACGCGACCGCCCTGTCAGGGACGCCCGGTACGTTCTCCGCCGGTCATTGCCACACCGTCCACCAAACCCGCGGCGGCGATGTGCACCCCTGCACGGGGACGTTCGTCGCGACAGAAGGCCGGTTCACCGATCACGCGGCGCACCTCGATGACAACCCGGTGGGGGTCGGCAAGCCCCTCAGGCTGCTCCGCGAGTCGGATGGCGGCTACCGCCGTCCGCTGGTCTCCACCGCGGTGCTGGATGTGGCCGCCGCCTTCGGCATCGTATGGGCGGCAGCAGTCGGGGCGGTGATGGTGTGCGTCGGCTCCCGCAGGATGTCCGCGGGCAACGGAAATCCGACCCGTTCGAAACCGCAACTCTGGCCTTCCCTACAGCTCTGGCTCACCGTGGTCGCCATCG is a genomic window of Streptomyces gilvosporeus containing:
- a CDS encoding APC family permease, translated to MATPSLADTPSVAPPRSSRLRAWMLEGLADMAKHQQGPHAEPESAHEGQRWWRVMCLTGVDYFSTLGYQPGIAALAAGLLSPVATLVLVLVTLVGALPVYRRVAEESPRGEGSIAMLERLLSFWKGKLFVLALLGFAATDFLITITLSAADASTHLVENPHLTDVLHGQQMLITLVLVALLGAVFLKGFLEAIGVAVALVGVYLVLNAVVVAVGLWHIVTAPHVVTDWSSALTTQHGNVFAMVGVALLVFPKLALGLSGFETGVAVMPHVQGDAGDTEAKPTGRIRGTKKLLTAAAVIMSVYLITTSFITTLLIPANEFKPGGQANGRALAYLAHEYIGGGFGTLYDISTIAILWFAGASAMAGLLNLMPRYLPRYGMAPHWARAVRPMVIVFTLVAFLVTWLFDADVDAQGGAYATGVLVLMSSAAIAVTIAARRAGQRTWTIGFALVAAVLLYVTAANVVERPDGVKIGACFIAGIILISLLSRLRRAFELRVTHITMDDMAERFVRDTAHRKIRFIANEPDQRDVAEYRDKLQQIRVDHDLSAEEDVVFVEVTLGDPSEFEAAMNVRGEVLHDRYRVLTVESSSIPNALAALLLHVRDTTGQRPHIYFEWTEGNPFTQFLRFFLFGQGEVAPVTREVLREAEPDRDRRPRVHVG